In Blattabacterium cuenoti, a single window of DNA contains:
- the queA gene encoding tRNA preQ1(34) S-adenosylmethionine ribosyltransferase-isomerase QueA — protein MRTSDFNFQFPLDLLANYPSKERDESKLMVIHKKHQIIEHKLFKDLYHYFNEGDTLILNNTKVFPARLFGNKDKTEAKIEVFLLRELDTIDRTWDVLVDPARKVRVGNKLNFGHGLTGEVIDNTTSRGRILQLHFMGNHKDLIKKIKEIGKTPLPKYINRSPEKIDKLRYQTIYAKIEGSVAAPTAGLHFSKHLLKKLEIKGINIVEITLHIGLGSFLPVEVEDISKHKMDSEKCFIESNICDIVNQSLKQKKMICAVGTSSMRAIESSVSSNKNLNPFSGWTNKFIFPPYNFNIANCMITNFHMPKSTLLMMTSAFIGYNLLMKAYKIAIENKYRLYSYGDSMLILP, from the coding sequence ATGAGAACTTCTGATTTTAATTTTCAATTTCCCCTTGATTTATTAGCTAATTATCCTTCCAAAGAAAGAGATGAATCTAAACTAATGGTAATACATAAAAAACATCAAATTATTGAACATAAATTATTTAAAGATTTATATCATTATTTTAATGAAGGAGATACACTAATTTTAAATAATACAAAAGTTTTTCCAGCCAGACTATTTGGTAATAAAGATAAAACAGAAGCTAAAATAGAAGTCTTTTTATTAAGAGAATTAGATACTATAGATAGAACATGGGATGTATTAGTAGATCCAGCAAGAAAAGTAAGAGTTGGAAATAAACTAAATTTTGGTCATGGATTAACTGGAGAAGTTATAGATAATACTACTTCTAGAGGCAGAATTTTACAATTACATTTTATGGGTAATCATAAAGATCTTATAAAAAAAATCAAAGAAATCGGAAAAACTCCATTACCAAAATATATTAATAGATCTCCGGAAAAAATAGATAAATTACGTTATCAAACAATTTATGCAAAAATAGAAGGATCTGTTGCTGCTCCTACTGCTGGATTACATTTTTCAAAACATCTGTTAAAAAAATTAGAAATAAAAGGAATTAATATAGTAGAAATTACACTACATATTGGATTGGGTAGTTTTTTACCTGTAGAAGTAGAAGATATATCAAAACATAAAATGGATTCAGAAAAATGTTTTATTGAATCAAATATATGTGATATTGTTAATCAATCCCTTAAACAAAAAAAAATGATATGTGCAGTAGGAACTTCATCTATGAGAGCTATTGAAAGTTCTGTTTCTTCAAATAAAAATTTAAATCCTTTTTCAGGATGGACTAACAAATTTATATTTCCTCCTTATAATTTTAATATAGCTAATTGTATGATTACTAATTTTCATATGCCGAAATCAACATTACTTATGATGACATCCGCTTTTATAGGATATAATTTACTCATGAAAGCTTATAAAATAGCTATAGAAAATAAATATAGATTGTATTCTTATGGTGATTCTATGTTAATATTACCATAA
- a CDS encoding polyprenyl synthetase family protein, whose translation MMNILDKIKVSIQEEMNNFEQQFLQITKNKISLIKSINDYIIPKKGKRIRPMFVFLIAKMLGNIQQKTYHTASLIELIHTATLVHDDVIDNSNFRRGFSSINAIWKNKIAVLIGDYFLSKGLLLATNNHYHDLLKIICTTLKDMSEGELLQIEKSKNMDFTEQIYNQIICKKTAGLISASCEGGAISVNVSKQTSLNMKYFGKLSGIAFQIRDDLFDYENINEKLIGKPIGVDLKDKKITLPLIYAIKKASKNDKIWIFNSIKNFNNQTHYKIIDYVKQSGGIKYAIKQMIKYKNKALKILDNYPEGSIKDSLKSLVNFLVERHI comes from the coding sequence ATTATGAATATTCTTGATAAGATTAAAGTTTCTATACAAGAAGAAATGAACAATTTTGAACAACAATTTCTTCAAATCACAAAAAATAAAATTTCTTTAATCAAAAGTATTAACGATTACATAATTCCTAAAAAAGGCAAACGAATTCGTCCTATGTTTGTTTTTTTAATTGCCAAAATGTTAGGAAACATACAACAAAAAACATATCATACTGCATCTTTAATAGAATTAATTCATACTGCTACATTAGTACATGATGATGTTATTGATAATAGTAATTTTAGAAGAGGATTTTCTTCTATTAATGCTATATGGAAGAATAAAATAGCAGTTTTAATAGGAGATTATTTCTTATCTAAAGGACTTTTATTAGCAACTAACAATCATTATCATGATTTATTAAAAATTATTTGTACAACTTTAAAAGATATGAGTGAAGGAGAACTTTTACAAATAGAAAAATCTAAAAATATGGATTTTACGGAACAAATATATAATCAAATTATTTGTAAAAAAACTGCTGGATTAATTTCTGCCTCTTGTGAAGGAGGAGCTATTTCTGTAAATGTCAGTAAACAAACATCTTTAAATATGAAATATTTTGGAAAATTATCTGGAATAGCTTTTCAAATAAGAGATGATTTATTTGATTATGAAAATATTAATGAAAAATTAATTGGAAAACCAATAGGAGTTGATTTAAAAGATAAAAAAATAACCTTACCTCTTATTTATGCTATAAAAAAAGCATCTAAAAATGATAAAATATGGATATTTAATTCTATAAAAAATTTTAATAATCAAACACATTATAAAATTATAGATTATGTTAAACAATCAGGTGGAATAAAATATGCTATTAAACAAATGATAAAATATAAAAATAAAGCTTTGAAAATATTAGATAATTATCCAGAAGGATCAATAAAAGATTCTTTAAAATCATTAGTAAATTTTCTAGTAGAAAGACATATATAA
- the topA gene encoding type I DNA topoisomerase, with translation MKKNLVIVESPTKANTIQKLLQDDFDVVSSNGHIVDLPEKQIGIDLKKNFQPNYVILPKKRNIVNNLKKIINNYHIIWIASDEDREGEAIAYHIYKILNIPDKKVRRIVFHEITKTAILKAIKNPRKINYNLVYAQQARRILDRLVGFQLSPILWKKINSRLSAGRVQSAVVRLIVDREQNIQKFTPVTGYKIYGTFTIKQNNKNITISAKFLKKIKEKDEVQTILSSCIKTSFFIKNIKIKQETKSPPPPFTTTSLQQEANKKLNFSISKTMLIAQKLYEQGYITYIRTDSTSLSQDICKQITDFILMTYGKKYLSPKTFSYQSKFAQEAHESIHPTNINDNSVFNSLDNFQKLLYKLIWERTIIGQMSDANIESKNFYIQSYNLKDPFIFSTKNIIFDGFMKRKNISKNTEYHNIKIGTYLQQQEIIAQQFFTQHLPRYNEGSLVKTLETLGIGRPSTYVPIISSIQKRNYVFNQKYIQTTNTVESLILKNNLIIQKKDKIINTEKNKFLPTEIGIIVTKFLKNNFHNIIDYNFTANLEKNFDDIAKGEKTWYNIIHDFYSHFKKKLKYVTEHVEKIKKQRFLGLDPIHNQKIFAKIARFGPVIQMGEFGSNNKKKPKFSPLLGNQTIETISLQEALKLIELPKYIGKFENKEIFLKMNKYNIFIQHNNKYITINQELFFNSSINIKQAIDIILTNRENKK, from the coding sequence ATGAAAAAAAATCTAGTGATTGTGGAATCACCAACTAAAGCTAATACTATACAAAAATTACTTCAAGATGATTTTGATGTAGTATCTAGTAATGGACATATTGTAGATCTTCCAGAAAAACAAATTGGAATTGATTTGAAAAAAAATTTTCAACCTAATTACGTAATTCTACCAAAAAAAAGAAACATAGTTAACAATCTTAAAAAGATCATTAATAATTATCATATAATTTGGATAGCCTCTGATGAGGATAGAGAAGGAGAAGCTATAGCATATCATATTTATAAAATATTAAATATACCAGATAAAAAAGTAAGAAGAATTGTATTTCATGAAATTACCAAAACGGCTATATTAAAAGCTATCAAAAATCCAAGAAAAATTAATTATAATTTAGTATATGCTCAACAAGCAAGAAGAATTTTAGATAGATTAGTTGGATTTCAATTATCTCCAATTTTATGGAAAAAAATTAATTCTAGATTATCTGCTGGAAGAGTTCAATCTGCAGTAGTAAGACTTATTGTAGATAGAGAGCAAAATATACAAAAATTTACTCCAGTTACAGGATATAAAATATATGGAACTTTTACAATAAAACAAAATAATAAAAATATTACAATCTCTGCAAAATTTTTAAAAAAAATAAAAGAAAAAGACGAAGTACAAACTATTTTATCTTCATGTATAAAAACATCTTTTTTCATTAAAAATATAAAAATAAAACAAGAAACTAAATCACCTCCACCACCATTTACAACAACATCTTTACAACAAGAAGCAAATAAAAAATTGAATTTTTCTATATCTAAAACTATGTTGATTGCTCAAAAATTATATGAACAAGGATATATAACATATATACGAACAGATAGTACATCTTTATCTCAAGATATTTGTAAACAAATAACAGATTTTATTCTTATGACCTATGGTAAAAAATATTTATCACCAAAAACATTCTCATATCAATCAAAATTTGCTCAAGAAGCTCATGAAAGTATACATCCAACCAATATTAATGATAATTCTGTATTCAATTCTTTAGATAATTTTCAAAAATTACTTTATAAACTAATTTGGGAACGTACTATTATAGGACAAATGTCAGATGCTAATATTGAATCCAAAAATTTTTATATACAATCTTATAATCTAAAAGATCCTTTTATTTTTTCTACCAAAAATATTATATTTGATGGATTTATGAAAAGAAAAAATATATCAAAAAATACTGAATATCATAATATTAAAATAGGAACTTATTTACAACAACAAGAAATTATAGCACAACAATTTTTTACACAACATTTACCTAGATATAATGAAGGATCTTTAGTAAAAACTTTAGAAACTCTTGGAATAGGTAGACCTTCTACTTATGTTCCTATTATTTCTTCTATACAAAAAAGAAATTATGTTTTTAATCAAAAATATATACAAACCACAAATACTGTTGAGTCTTTAATTCTTAAAAATAATCTAATTATTCAAAAAAAAGATAAAATTATTAATACTGAAAAAAATAAATTTTTACCTACAGAAATTGGAATTATTGTAACTAAATTTTTAAAAAACAATTTTCATAATATAATAGACTATAATTTTACAGCTAATTTAGAAAAAAATTTTGATGACATAGCAAAAGGAGAGAAAACTTGGTACAATATTATTCATGATTTTTACAGTCATTTTAAGAAAAAATTAAAATATGTCACTGAACATGTAGAGAAAATTAAAAAACAACGTTTTTTAGGATTAGATCCTATACATAATCAAAAAATTTTTGCTAAAATTGCTCGTTTTGGTCCAGTTATTCAGATGGGAGAATTTGGATCAAATAATAAAAAAAAACCAAAATTTTCTCCATTATTAGGTAATCAAACAATTGAAACTATTTCTTTACAAGAAGCATTAAAACTTATTGAGTTACCTAAGTATATAGGCAAATTTGAAAATAAAGAAATTTTTTTGAAAATGAATAAATATAATATTTTCATTCAACATAATAATAAATATATTACCATTAATCAAGAATTATTTTTTAATTCATCAATAAATATAAAACAAGCTATTGATATTATATTAACGAATAGAGAGAATAAGAAATAA
- the rsmI gene encoding 16S rRNA (cytidine(1402)-2'-O)-methyltransferase has translation MLYIIPTPIGNREDLTFRSLRILNEVDIILVENYKFSKKLLNFYNIKTSIQTYACYNEHYIIPHILKIIKKGKKLALITNAGTPSISDPGFLLIQYCIKHSINIECLPGATAFVPALVMSGIPINEFTFIGFLSKKKIKRIKKLKHLLQDNRTIVMYESPHRLLNTLNDIQNIFGSEKYVVLCKEISKIFQKTLRGTINNLILQLKNKKILGEYVLIIHGNTIHSK, from the coding sequence ATGTTATATATTATTCCTACTCCTATAGGAAACAGAGAAGATCTAACATTTAGAAGTCTTAGAATATTAAATGAAGTAGATATTATTTTAGTAGAAAATTATAAATTTTCAAAAAAATTACTCAATTTTTATAACATCAAGACATCTATTCAAACTTATGCTTGTTATAATGAACATTATATAATTCCTCATATTTTAAAAATTATCAAAAAAGGTAAAAAATTAGCATTAATTACGAATGCAGGAACTCCAAGTATATCAGATCCTGGGTTTCTACTTATTCAATATTGTATTAAACATTCTATAAATATAGAATGTTTACCTGGAGCAACCGCTTTTGTACCTGCATTAGTAATGTCTGGAATTCCTATTAATGAATTTACATTTATTGGATTTTTATCTAAAAAAAAAATCAAAAGAATAAAAAAATTGAAACATCTTTTACAAGATAATAGAACTATTGTAATGTATGAATCACCTCATCGATTATTAAATACTTTAAATGATATACAAAATATTTTTGGTTCAGAAAAATATGTTGTTCTTTGTAAAGAAATATCAAAAATATTTCAAAAAACATTGAGAGGAACAATTAATAATTTAATTTTACAGTTAAAAAATAAAAAAATATTAGGAGAATATGTATTGATTATTCATGGAAATACAATACATAGTAAGTAA
- a CDS encoding aspartate-semialdehyde dehydrogenase, protein MKLGIVGATGMVGRTMIKLLEERKFPVNNLFLSASKISIGKELFFRDKRHKIISIEDLLSIRPNIVLFSAGSDISRIWAPKFSRIGCFVIDNSSAWRMHPEKKLIVPEINSCFLSKKDKIISNPNCSTIQLVMILNPLHIEYGINRVVISTYQSVTGTGRKALIQLKEEEKGFSSMKVYPYPIYHNVLPHCDMFEKNGYTKEEIKLIKETKKILNDQNIAITATAVRVPVIGGHSESVNITLKTKPNIDKIQKIFSNSKGIILQDNPDKNIYPMPLFSHNKDDVFVGRIRIDDSCVNSLNLWITSDNLRKGAATNAIQIAELLIEKKYI, encoded by the coding sequence ATGAAATTAGGAATAGTAGGAGCAACTGGAATGGTAGGTAGAACTATGATTAAACTTTTAGAAGAAAGAAAATTTCCAGTAAACAATTTATTTTTATCTGCTTCAAAAATATCGATAGGAAAAGAATTGTTTTTTAGAGACAAAAGGCATAAAATAATTAGTATAGAAGATTTATTGTCAATTCGTCCTAATATAGTTTTATTTTCTGCTGGTTCAGATATTTCAAGAATTTGGGCCCCCAAATTTTCTAGAATAGGATGCTTTGTAATAGATAATTCTTCTGCATGGAGAATGCATCCAGAAAAGAAATTAATTGTTCCTGAAATTAATTCATGTTTTTTATCTAAAAAAGATAAAATTATTTCTAATCCTAATTGTTCTACTATACAATTAGTGATGATTTTAAATCCTTTGCATATAGAATATGGAATTAATAGAGTTGTAATTTCAACATATCAATCTGTTACTGGAACAGGAAGAAAAGCTTTAATACAATTAAAAGAAGAGGAAAAAGGATTTTCTAGTATGAAAGTATATCCATATCCTATATATCATAATGTATTACCACATTGTGATATGTTTGAAAAAAATGGATATACCAAAGAAGAAATTAAATTGATTAAAGAAACAAAAAAAATTTTAAACGATCAAAATATAGCAATTACAGCTACAGCTGTTCGTGTTCCTGTAATTGGTGGGCATTCAGAAAGTGTTAATATTACATTGAAAACAAAACCAAATATTGATAAAATACAAAAAATTTTTTCAAATTCAAAAGGAATTATTCTTCAAGATAATCCAGATAAAAATATTTATCCAATGCCGTTATTTTCTCATAATAAAGATGATGTTTTTGTTGGAAGAATACGTATAGATGATTCTTGTGTAAATTCATTAAATCTCTGGATTACATCAGATAATCTGAGAAAAGGAGCAGCAACTAATGCAATTCAAATTGCAGAATTGTTAATAGAAAAAAAATATATTTAA